The Planctomycetia bacterium genome contains a region encoding:
- a CDS encoding lipopolysaccharide kinase: MSLPTWGDAKSVWQQTSPVWKQHVNKADAEQVMDWPVSDDFHTKQGRSTGRIVIHPQLSIYLKRHWKFTWREQLHARIKPSANWSPAQQEWHHLQWAIQNGFHVPEPLAAGQMISSTGQLLSYLAIRELTGMLALHQAIPLASSIMPAATFSLWKQSVFEQCAAISRKLHQAGRYHKDLYLCHFYVTMPVANQSVPGPLAIIDLHRMGHHPLLGWRWQIKDLAQFLYSTWNVTGIAESDRSQFMHNYLQTDRLTEHEKSWWHLIQNKARRYARHNQLEIASPHTLGRAA, from the coding sequence ATGAGTTTGCCAACCTGGGGCGACGCTAAATCCGTCTGGCAGCAGACCAGCCCGGTGTGGAAACAACACGTCAACAAAGCGGATGCTGAACAAGTCATGGATTGGCCTGTTTCGGATGATTTTCACACCAAGCAGGGACGTTCCACTGGCCGCATTGTCATTCATCCGCAGCTTTCTATCTATCTGAAACGACACTGGAAATTCACCTGGCGTGAACAACTACATGCCAGAATCAAGCCATCGGCCAACTGGTCGCCGGCCCAACAGGAATGGCATCACCTGCAGTGGGCCATACAGAATGGATTTCACGTACCCGAGCCACTGGCTGCCGGGCAGATGATATCATCAACAGGCCAATTGCTCAGTTATCTGGCCATTCGTGAGCTGACCGGCATGCTGGCACTGCACCAGGCTATTCCGCTGGCTTCATCCATCATGCCCGCAGCAACCTTCAGCCTTTGGAAACAAAGCGTTTTTGAGCAGTGTGCCGCCATTAGCAGGAAACTGCATCAGGCCGGCAGATACCACAAGGATTTGTACCTGTGTCACTTCTATGTCACGATGCCGGTTGCGAACCAATCTGTGCCTGGGCCACTGGCGATCATCGATCTGCATCGCATGGGGCATCATCCGCTCTTAGGCTGGCGCTGGCAGATCAAAGATCTCGCTCAGTTTCTCTACTCTACCTGGAATGTGACAGGCATTGCGGAGAGTGATCGCAGCCAGTTCATGCATAACTATCTGCAGACTGATCGACTGACCGAACACGAGAAAAGCTGGTGGCACCTGATTCAGAACAAGGCACGCCGCTACGCCAGGCATAATCAACTGGAGATTGCTTCCCCACACACATTGGGGAGGGCTGCATAA
- a CDS encoding DUF4397 domain-containing protein, producing the protein MRRYATSSRSLFHFPRFRPMFDVLEARDVPAAGLQIIHNSPYEIAAEVDIYVNDDLLLDNVAYQQATGFLNVPSGVDLNVAIAPGNSASSADAVFSTTVNLEDGKNYVAVALGDPLSADPATAFGLAVT; encoded by the coding sequence ATGCGTCGTTATGCGACTTCGTCTCGCTCCCTGTTCCATTTTCCTCGATTCCGTCCCATGTTTGATGTATTGGAAGCTCGCGATGTACCCGCTGCCGGGCTTCAAATCATCCACAACTCTCCTTACGAAATAGCTGCAGAGGTCGATATCTATGTGAATGATGACCTGCTGCTCGATAATGTTGCCTACCAGCAGGCAACTGGTTTTCTCAATGTTCCCTCAGGTGTCGATCTGAATGTAGCCATTGCACCAGGCAACTCCGCTTCTTCCGCTGATGCAGTTTTCAGCACGACAGTGAACCTCGAAGATGGGAAAAACTACGTAGCTGTCGCACTGGGTGATCCGCTTTCGGCAGACCCCGCAACAGCCTTTGGTTTAGCAGTAACCTAA
- the ruvX gene encoding Holliday junction resolvase RuvX: MHHTGKRPIGPLLGIDFGTVRVGLAICDRDQKIAVPLLIYERQKREQEAEYYLQLVKKERIVGLVMGLPVHMSGAESKKSLQVRAYGDWLKQITGLPVLYCDERFSSAFAWDELKAGGLKASQRKKQLDKVAAQIMLQAYLDSPKDKVQEVDVGPLEVMPRTVE, from the coding sequence ATGCATCACACTGGCAAACGACCCATCGGCCCACTTCTCGGCATCGACTTCGGCACGGTACGCGTCGGCTTGGCGATTTGTGATCGGGATCAGAAGATCGCGGTGCCGTTATTGATCTACGAACGGCAGAAGCGTGAGCAGGAGGCGGAGTATTATTTGCAGCTGGTGAAGAAAGAGCGGATCGTGGGGCTGGTGATGGGCTTACCGGTGCACATGAGTGGGGCGGAGAGCAAGAAGTCACTACAAGTGAGAGCCTATGGCGACTGGTTGAAACAGATTACCGGCTTGCCTGTGCTCTATTGTGATGAACGGTTCAGTTCAGCATTCGCTTGGGATGAATTGAAAGCAGGTGGACTCAAGGCCTCGCAGCGGAAGAAGCAACTCGACAAGGTGGCAGCCCAGATCATGCTGCAGGCATATCTGGACAGTCCGAAGGATAAGGTTCAGGAAGTGGATGTTGGACCGCTGGAAGTAATGCCAAGAACCGTTGAATAA
- a CDS encoding C1 family peptidase has product MAQISTTMRSLLILVLAYPVLQANNPPTGKQDTKQSVKLPKSVDLRPRLNSLGLVPRGQGPRNTCSVFATIGAMEFAVSKHFGRGTLLSVEYLNWASNDAIHDPTDGGFFHDLLKGFEQHGICLEADMPYQKQYDPKLKPSEKTQQKAKQIHGLGLQVHWINPWKPQPGLTDEHLRKIKTVLAKGYPVAAGSSHSRLIVGYVDDGRQPGGGVFLIKDSGAAAYNTITYQFAKEKVGDVIWVEAPTKQKEKKTGK; this is encoded by the coding sequence ATGGCACAAATTTCAACCACCATGAGGAGTTTGCTGATACTAGTTTTGGCTTATCCGGTCTTGCAAGCGAACAATCCACCTACTGGTAAGCAAGATACAAAACAGAGTGTCAAATTACCGAAATCGGTGGACCTGCGACCTCGATTGAATTCCCTGGGACTTGTGCCCCGCGGCCAAGGTCCTCGGAACACCTGCTCGGTCTTCGCGACCATAGGTGCGATGGAATTTGCTGTCTCCAAGCACTTCGGACGTGGGACGCTGCTGAGCGTTGAATATTTGAACTGGGCTTCCAATGATGCGATCCACGATCCAACAGATGGCGGGTTCTTCCATGATCTGTTGAAGGGGTTTGAGCAGCATGGCATCTGTCTGGAAGCGGATATGCCGTATCAGAAGCAATATGACCCCAAGCTCAAACCATCCGAAAAAACGCAACAGAAGGCAAAGCAGATTCATGGGCTGGGGTTGCAGGTGCACTGGATTAATCCATGGAAGCCTCAACCAGGACTGACCGATGAACATCTGCGTAAGATCAAAACCGTGCTGGCAAAGGGCTATCCTGTGGCGGCCGGTTCGAGCCACAGCCGTCTCATCGTGGGTTATGTGGACGATGGGAGACAACCTGGAGGGGGTGTCTTTCTAATCAAAGACTCTGGGGCTGCAGCTTATAACACGATAACCTACCAGTTTGCGAAGGAGAAGGTTGGCGACGTGATCTGGGTTGAAGCCCCCACTAAGCAGAAAGAAAAAAAGACAGGCAAATGA
- a CDS encoding glycosyltransferase family 4 protein, translated as MKIALCYESMMPHQGGCETYIADLARCLAQDNHEVHLFASKFDTDAFPDSVMHHLLPVATGPRFWRPWAFARSCYQSLQQHTFDVTVGFIKTWGQDVLMTQGGFHIASAEHNVRKHRSPLARGFVRLLHAIDPKHWSYRRLERKQLYDYPSTIVVPSRMVQQHAHQYYPEVTDRLRVVHNAIDADRFSTQDRFRIRSQVRDQNRLHPEDHIGLFVGHNYRLKGLIPLLHAVRLIPDSVNFKLLICGSQKYQRYEKMAARLGISERIRFLGFVPDVREAFFAADFLVHPSFYDPCALVTMEALTCGLPVITTKLNGGSEQLPACMTSLTIDTPHDHAAMARNIEKLCYAENRSVLSRAARETALRWTFTDHYRALLAIFEEVSKRKRPVVLLPRPGKVS; from the coding sequence ATGAAGATTGCACTTTGCTACGAAAGCATGATGCCACACCAGGGTGGCTGTGAAACTTACATTGCAGACCTGGCCCGTTGCCTGGCGCAGGACAATCACGAAGTGCACCTGTTTGCCAGCAAGTTCGATACGGATGCCTTCCCCGATTCGGTGATGCATCACTTGTTGCCGGTGGCAACCGGTCCGCGATTCTGGAGGCCGTGGGCCTTTGCCCGTTCCTGTTATCAATCCTTGCAGCAACATACTTTTGATGTCACGGTTGGCTTCATCAAGACCTGGGGGCAGGATGTGCTGATGACTCAGGGTGGCTTTCATATTGCCTCAGCAGAGCACAATGTTCGTAAACATCGTAGCCCACTGGCACGGGGATTTGTCCGCCTGTTGCATGCCATCGATCCGAAACACTGGTCGTATCGCAGGCTGGAACGGAAGCAGCTATATGATTATCCTTCGACCATCGTGGTGCCGAGTCGCATGGTGCAGCAGCATGCACACCAGTATTATCCCGAAGTGACAGACCGGCTACGTGTCGTGCACAATGCCATCGATGCTGACCGGTTCTCAACGCAGGATCGCTTCCGCATCCGATCCCAGGTACGCGATCAGAACCGATTGCATCCGGAAGATCATATCGGTTTGTTCGTCGGGCACAACTATCGTCTGAAAGGGTTGATTCCGCTGCTCCATGCCGTCCGACTCATTCCCGATTCGGTCAACTTCAAGCTGCTCATCTGTGGTAGCCAGAAGTATCAGCGGTATGAAAAGATGGCAGCACGGCTGGGCATCAGCGAGCGAATAAGATTCCTAGGCTTTGTGCCTGATGTACGTGAAGCCTTCTTTGCAGCAGATTTTCTGGTGCATCCTTCCTTTTATGATCCGTGTGCACTGGTCACAATGGAAGCGCTGACATGTGGCTTGCCGGTGATAACGACAAAACTCAATGGCGGATCGGAACAATTGCCTGCCTGCATGACCTCGCTGACCATTGATACGCCGCATGATCATGCAGCGATGGCCCGCAATATTGAAAAGCTATGCTACGCGGAAAATCGTTCAGTGCTTTCGCGTGCAGCACGCGAAACCGCGTTACGCTGGACATTCACCGATCACTACCGTGCTTTGCTGGCGATCTTTGAAGAGGTATCCAAACGTAAGCGTCCGGTCGTCTTGCTTCCACGCCCCGGTAAAGTTTCATAG
- a CDS encoding aminopeptidase P family protein has product MLTLEGCRGRRERLWKALPEQADIILIYDPQHLYYFCGYHQSPFVFRSNDAGAVLMLQRDSKAVLIADSMVKGFCDVSFVDEVVAPPWYDGKHSAPHREALLVSNVLERVKKSKASSVAIEFSQVPAGVLQGLPANSKVQNVDAIIHAMKRRKDADELEVLKVSMRAGEAGMAAGLKSIKPGMSELEIFFLVQNAAMTATRGQAIIYGDFVTGPRTESVGGPPSDRKVQSGELVLLDFSTIVGQYRADFANTHICDGKASDRQRDMYHACMEAIQAGEKKLKAGALAKDIDRTVREVFEQKHLNTYFPHHTGHGIGLGHPEAPFLVPESSDTLMAGDVLTLEPGLYIKGVGGMRFERNYLITDQGFELLSNHALKLEV; this is encoded by the coding sequence ATGCTTACTCTGGAAGGTTGTCGAGGGCGTCGCGAGAGGCTTTGGAAGGCTCTGCCTGAACAGGCGGATATTATTCTCATTTACGATCCGCAACATCTCTATTATTTTTGCGGCTACCATCAGTCGCCTTTTGTTTTTCGCAGCAATGATGCTGGTGCGGTGCTGATGCTGCAGCGGGACAGCAAGGCAGTTCTGATTGCAGACAGCATGGTGAAGGGCTTCTGCGATGTGTCGTTTGTCGATGAAGTGGTGGCTCCGCCCTGGTACGATGGGAAGCATTCTGCACCGCATCGGGAAGCCTTGCTGGTCAGTAATGTTCTGGAACGAGTGAAGAAAAGCAAAGCCAGCAGCGTGGCAATCGAGTTTTCCCAGGTGCCTGCCGGTGTGCTGCAGGGTTTGCCAGCCAATAGCAAGGTACAGAATGTGGATGCCATCATTCATGCCATGAAGCGGAGAAAGGATGCTGATGAACTGGAAGTATTGAAAGTATCGATGCGTGCGGGTGAGGCGGGGATGGCTGCTGGCCTGAAAAGCATCAAGCCTGGCATGAGCGAACTGGAGATTTTCTTCCTGGTGCAGAATGCCGCGATGACTGCAACCCGGGGGCAGGCGATTATCTATGGCGATTTTGTCACCGGGCCGCGAACCGAATCGGTAGGCGGGCCGCCTTCGGATCGCAAGGTGCAGTCAGGTGAACTGGTTTTGCTCGATTTCTCGACCATCGTTGGCCAGTACCGTGCTGATTTCGCCAACACGCATATCTGCGATGGCAAAGCCAGTGACCGACAACGGGATATGTATCACGCCTGCATGGAGGCGATACAGGCCGGTGAGAAGAAATTGAAAGCCGGGGCCTTGGCCAAGGATATTGATCGCACCGTTCGCGAGGTGTTTGAGCAAAAGCATCTGAACACCTACTTCCCCCATCATACTGGGCATGGCATAGGCTTGGGACATCCTGAAGCCCCATTTCTGGTGCCTGAAAGTTCTGACACCCTGATGGCAGGCGATGTGCTGACACTGGAGCCGGGGCTTTACATCAAAGGTGTGGGCGGCATGCGGTTCGAACGCAATTATCTGATTACCGATCAGGGCTTTGAACTGCTTTCCAATCATGCGTTGAAGCTGGAGGTTTAA
- the waaF gene encoding lipopolysaccharide heptosyltransferase II: MKLAVFLPNWIGDVVMATPALHALRNHFAQDTIIGVMRPYVAEVLSGTAFLDETILSKTKGLTRGIAGLSRQLRRQTIDLALLFTNSWRTGLASWLGGCKRRVGYARDGRSWMLTDRIKPLLGKDGNYHPSPVLEAYNRLAEHVGTPPPGYRLRLTVTAADDHQADAVWNKFDMNIHRPVVLLNPGAAFGAAKHWPGHHFARLARMMVDRLDAQVLVLCGPSERDLAQLIVQLTDRSEVHCLAEVKPSLGLTKACVNRADLLITTDSGPRHFAAAFGRPVVTLFGPTHQAWSDTYYAREICLQRELDCGPCQQRVCPLKGEQHHRCMEELLPEEVFAAAMKLLSGTLPLRLLPEPERRRAS; this comes from the coding sequence ATGAAGCTGGCAGTGTTTTTGCCAAACTGGATAGGAGATGTGGTAATGGCCACGCCCGCCCTTCATGCGCTGAGAAATCACTTTGCTCAGGATACCATCATCGGAGTCATGCGGCCTTACGTGGCCGAGGTACTGAGCGGCACTGCATTTCTGGATGAAACCATACTCAGCAAAACCAAGGGGCTGACCCGTGGAATAGCAGGGCTGTCACGTCAACTTCGTCGGCAAACCATCGATCTGGCATTGCTCTTCACCAACTCCTGGCGAACGGGTTTAGCCAGTTGGCTGGGTGGCTGCAAGCGTCGGGTAGGCTACGCCCGCGATGGCCGTTCATGGATGCTGACTGATCGTATCAAGCCGCTCTTAGGGAAAGATGGCAACTATCATCCCAGCCCGGTGCTCGAAGCATATAACCGGCTGGCGGAACATGTGGGCACACCGCCGCCTGGGTATCGTTTGCGGCTGACTGTAACTGCAGCGGATGATCATCAGGCTGATGCGGTCTGGAACAAATTCGATATGAACATCCACCGCCCGGTCGTGCTGCTCAATCCGGGGGCGGCGTTTGGCGCAGCGAAGCATTGGCCGGGGCATCACTTTGCCCGTCTGGCCCGCATGATGGTGGATCGGCTCGATGCCCAGGTGCTAGTGTTATGCGGCCCCAGTGAGCGTGATCTTGCTCAGTTAATCGTTCAGCTTACCGACCGGTCGGAAGTACACTGCCTGGCTGAAGTGAAGCCCTCGCTGGGGCTGACCAAGGCATGTGTCAATCGAGCCGATTTGCTGATCACGACCGATAGCGGCCCGCGTCACTTTGCTGCAGCATTCGGTCGGCCCGTGGTGACCTTGTTTGGGCCAACGCATCAGGCCTGGTCGGATACTTATTATGCACGAGAAATCTGCCTGCAGCGGGAGCTCGATTGCGGGCCATGTCAGCAACGTGTGTGTCCACTCAAAGGGGAACAGCATCATCGCTGCATGGAAGAATTGCTGCCTGAAGAGGTGTTTGCAGCAGCGATGAAACTGCTGAGCGGAACTTTGCCACTGCGTCTATTGCCCGAACCAGAACGCCGGAGGGCTTCTTAG
- the rfaE2 gene encoding D-glycero-beta-D-manno-heptose 1-phosphate adenylyltransferase: MSADLLQSLQEWGKPRILVLGDIMLDRYVWGDAERISQEAPVILLRADKREERLGGASSVATMLSHLGAEVLLAGVVGNDSDAERVRQIIDGLDIDQSAVLCDESRPTTVKERYIGRAQHKHPQQMLRVDFESREELTAELESKLEHLLDDMMSSIDVVLVSDYDKGVCTAKLTQAVIRLARAAHKPVLVDPIRCKGAETPHPYDKYRGCTTMTPNRLEASLATGLPVRNSEEALQAAKQLLHRYEMDGSIITLDKDGMALVMANGTQAILPTRPRQVYDITGAGDMVLSVLGMALAHGSDFTTAIRLANIAGGLEVEKIGVAPVTREEMVEDIQQVQRLEQTGNLSNKVVTHDVLQKELVQERADGHRIVFTNGCFDILHAGHVQYLREAKAQGDILVVGLNSDQSVRELKGPTRPINCQSERALVLAALSSVDYVTVFDDQTPLSLIELVKPDVLVKGSDYRKEEVVGAREVESWGGRVHLAGLRPGCSTTGTILRMVGQGGEEENLKKVA, encoded by the coding sequence ATGTCAGCCGACTTGCTGCAAAGCCTCCAGGAGTGGGGCAAGCCGAGGATTTTAGTGCTCGGCGACATAATGCTGGATCGTTATGTCTGGGGTGATGCGGAGCGTATCAGCCAGGAAGCGCCCGTTATTTTGCTGCGTGCTGACAAGCGGGAAGAGCGGCTGGGCGGTGCGAGCAGCGTCGCAACCATGCTTTCCCATCTCGGTGCAGAAGTGTTGCTGGCCGGGGTAGTAGGCAACGACAGTGATGCTGAGCGGGTCAGGCAGATTATTGATGGTCTTGATATTGATCAGTCAGCGGTGCTCTGCGATGAGAGCCGGCCTACCACAGTGAAAGAGCGATACATTGGGCGGGCACAGCACAAGCATCCGCAACAGATGCTTCGCGTTGATTTTGAAAGCCGCGAGGAACTGACGGCGGAACTCGAATCGAAGCTGGAACATCTCCTTGATGACATGATGAGCAGCATCGATGTGGTGCTGGTGAGCGATTATGACAAGGGTGTATGCACGGCCAAGCTGACGCAGGCAGTGATCCGTCTGGCGCGAGCAGCACACAAGCCGGTGCTGGTCGATCCCATTCGTTGCAAAGGCGCGGAAACGCCTCATCCATACGACAAATACCGGGGCTGTACGACCATGACGCCGAACCGTCTGGAAGCCAGCCTGGCGACTGGTCTGCCGGTGCGTAACTCGGAAGAAGCTTTGCAGGCGGCCAAGCAGTTGTTGCATCGTTATGAAATGGATGGCAGCATCATCACGCTCGATAAAGATGGCATGGCCCTGGTAATGGCTAATGGCACGCAGGCTATTTTGCCAACTCGGCCCAGACAGGTATACGACATCACAGGTGCAGGCGACATGGTGCTCAGCGTGCTGGGCATGGCCCTCGCGCATGGCTCCGATTTCACCACCGCTATTCGCCTGGCGAACATCGCTGGCGGGCTGGAAGTGGAAAAGATTGGTGTGGCACCGGTCACTCGCGAGGAAATGGTTGAAGATATCCAGCAAGTGCAGCGACTGGAGCAGACAGGCAACCTGTCGAACAAGGTTGTCACGCACGATGTGCTGCAGAAGGAACTCGTGCAGGAACGAGCCGACGGTCATCGCATCGTCTTTACCAATGGGTGTTTTGATATTCTGCATGCCGGGCATGTGCAGTATCTGCGCGAAGCCAAGGCTCAGGGCGATATTCTCGTTGTGGGGCTGAACAGCGATCAGAGTGTGCGGGAACTGAAAGGCCCGACGCGACCGATCAACTGTCAATCGGAACGGGCACTGGTGCTGGCAGCACTTTCGAGTGTTGATTATGTCACCGTGTTTGATGATCAGACGCCACTGTCGCTTATCGAACTGGTGAAGCCCGATGTGCTGGTGAAGGGTTCCGACTATCGCAAGGAAGAAGTAGTGGGCGCCCGCGAAGTGGAATCGTGGGGTGGCAGGGTACATCTTGCCGGCCTGCGGCCTGGCTGCAGCACTACCGGCACTATCCTTCGCATGGTGGGGCAAGGCGGCGAAGAGGAGAATTTGAAGAAGGTGGCTTAA
- a CDS encoding phosphotransferase produces MFYLNPRYEADFWQQGLRRESDFFTCCEGVAIGRHARRQVRRISLNHYQIFLKREEPVQLRDRWESWWNGFGWCSKARREWQILVRLRERGLPCPEPIAVGETGNLAFLVVRGFAESFDLPTWLAFRPTEEERHAVLRHMGHAIADLHDAGFTHPDLYAKHIFIHRPTLQVSMVDFQRTRCVKSMSLQQRSRELARLDATLHPGAVSIKERLTFLHAYLHRAYGHVHPHLVRESASVVSAESSRLLKRRRIQRMYAETSLLSGDVSVVTYCRVKVPDMISTRVTDSAMSLPSRRTGK; encoded by the coding sequence GTGTTCTACCTGAACCCACGCTATGAAGCAGATTTCTGGCAGCAGGGGTTGCGGCGGGAAAGCGACTTTTTCACCTGCTGCGAAGGCGTTGCCATAGGTCGACATGCACGCAGACAGGTGCGACGCATTTCGCTGAATCACTATCAGATTTTCCTGAAACGCGAAGAACCGGTGCAACTACGCGACCGGTGGGAATCGTGGTGGAACGGTTTCGGCTGGTGCTCCAAAGCTCGGCGTGAATGGCAGATTCTTGTACGGTTGCGTGAACGGGGCCTACCATGCCCTGAACCGATTGCGGTGGGCGAAACGGGGAACCTGGCATTTCTGGTAGTTCGTGGCTTTGCAGAATCCTTCGACCTGCCTACCTGGCTGGCGTTCCGGCCAACGGAGGAAGAACGACATGCAGTGCTGCGACACATGGGGCACGCGATTGCTGACCTGCATGACGCCGGCTTCACCCATCCCGATTTGTATGCCAAGCATATTTTCATTCATCGGCCCACACTGCAGGTATCGATGGTTGATTTTCAGCGTACCCGATGTGTCAAATCCATGAGCCTGCAGCAGCGTTCGCGGGAACTCGCCCGACTGGATGCCACGCTCCATCCGGGTGCGGTTTCGATTAAAGAACGGCTGACGTTTCTGCATGCGTATCTGCATCGGGCTTATGGCCATGTGCATCCGCACCTGGTGCGTGAATCTGCCAGTGTAGTTTCTGCAGAAAGCAGCAGGCTGCTCAAGCGACGACGCATCCAGCGGATGTATGCTGAAACCTCACTTCTTTCCGGCGATGTTTCGGTTGTCACCTATTGCAGGGTGAAAGTACCAGATATGATTTCAACACGGGTGACTGACAGTGCAATGTCACTGCCCAGCCGCAGGACGGGCAAATGA
- a CDS encoding magnesium chelatase, with amino-acid sequence MKHPVEKPAPKIHTLAQLKESGWKSCTVKHEIRRNFLAKLAAGDELFPGVIGYEYTVLPEINIALLAGHDLLFLGEKGQAKSRIMRSLVRFLDEWIPYLDDPAIPFHDDPFAPISKAGKKLVAEKSAEQIPVAWWNRSQRYAERLAPGTKFADLIGEIDPAKLAGGTSMADEEALHFGLIPRMHRGIFAMNEVPELDELVQVGLFNILEERDVQIRGYPVSFDIDVLVLFSANPATYNRSGKVIPQLKDRIGAIIQTHYPLERSVGVEIMEQEANVELGGEFPVLVPPFMKAICEQMSVAARKSKYVDHASGVSARFSIANYKTMIASARHRGIRLGEKPAVPRISDLAHCMSSSMGKLELDLMGSNQMSEKQVIEAIQADAVRTVFEEIVDQHNLNEIVDVFAKGIRIEVGDMLPSKAYADRLKRVPKAWEKAFEVNASENEAVRASCMEFVLAGLYASDRISRSTKHGRMVYEVE; translated from the coding sequence ATGAAGCATCCGGTAGAGAAGCCTGCTCCCAAGATTCATACTCTGGCCCAGCTTAAAGAAAGCGGCTGGAAATCCTGTACGGTGAAACACGAGATACGCCGCAACTTTCTTGCCAAGCTTGCCGCGGGCGATGAGTTGTTCCCAGGCGTGATCGGCTACGAATATACCGTGTTACCTGAGATCAACATTGCGCTGTTGGCTGGGCACGATCTGCTTTTCCTGGGAGAGAAGGGACAGGCCAAGAGCCGCATCATGCGGTCGCTGGTTCGCTTTCTGGATGAGTGGATTCCGTACCTGGATGATCCTGCAATTCCGTTCCATGATGATCCATTTGCACCGATCAGCAAGGCGGGGAAGAAACTGGTAGCGGAGAAGTCTGCTGAGCAGATTCCTGTTGCGTGGTGGAATCGCAGCCAGCGGTATGCCGAGCGACTGGCGCCGGGTACCAAATTTGCAGATTTGATCGGTGAAATCGACCCGGCCAAACTGGCTGGCGGCACCAGCATGGCGGATGAGGAAGCATTGCACTTTGGACTGATCCCACGTATGCACCGGGGCATCTTTGCCATGAACGAAGTGCCTGAGCTGGATGAACTGGTGCAAGTGGGCCTGTTCAACATTCTCGAAGAGCGCGATGTGCAAATCCGAGGCTACCCGGTCTCGTTTGATATTGATGTGCTCGTGTTGTTCTCAGCCAACCCAGCTACATACAACCGTTCGGGTAAAGTGATTCCACAGCTCAAGGATCGCATTGGAGCGATCATTCAGACGCACTATCCGCTGGAACGCTCCGTAGGTGTGGAAATCATGGAACAGGAAGCGAATGTTGAACTGGGTGGTGAGTTCCCGGTACTGGTGCCTCCGTTCATGAAGGCCATCTGCGAACAGATGTCGGTGGCGGCCCGCAAGAGCAAGTATGTCGATCATGCTTCTGGTGTGTCGGCTCGTTTCAGCATCGCCAACTACAAGACCATGATTGCATCGGCACGTCATCGAGGCATTCGCCTTGGCGAGAAACCTGCGGTGCCTCGCATCAGCGACCTGGCACACTGCATGTCGTCGTCCATGGGCAAGCTGGAACTCGACCTGATGGGCAGCAACCAGATGAGCGAAAAGCAGGTGATCGAAGCCATCCAGGCTGATGCAGTCCGCACGGTTTTTGAAGAGATTGTCGATCAGCATAATCTGAACGAAATTGTGGATGTCTTCGCAAAAGGCATTCGCATTGAAGTAGGGGATATGCTGCCATCGAAGGCCTATGCCGATCGGCTGAAGCGTGTGCCCAAGGCTTGGGAAAAAGCGTTTGAGGTCAATGCCAGCGAGAACGAAGCAGTGCGAGCCAGTTGCATGGAGTTCGTGTTGGCCGGGCTTTATGCAAGTGACCGGATCAGCCGGAGCACCAAGCACGGACGGATGGTGTATGAGGTGGAGTAG
- a CDS encoding CAAX prenyl protease-related protein → MSVPETAETSWKPFLAYVLPFLFFGVFTSLEGLESLKGYFTPIYEFKVVAVLGALWWGRRYYPAWSWNGAGLGLLAGIVGGIIWIVLCKWNFEQLVLPGIVAKLAEWFNIPDLVEWIKPASRTAYQPFADGADAAAYGFLLIRLIGMVVAVPIMEELFWRGFLIRIIIDERWQQVPLGKLTRASVIIVTLAFVAVHAEWTAALVWILMIHWLYWKTRNLWACVIAHAASNAVLAGYILAYEQWQLW, encoded by the coding sequence GTGTCAGTTCCAGAAACTGCAGAAACATCGTGGAAACCATTCCTGGCGTATGTGTTGCCCTTCCTGTTCTTTGGTGTGTTTACTTCGCTCGAAGGGCTAGAGTCGCTGAAAGGTTATTTCACCCCGATTTATGAGTTCAAGGTTGTCGCGGTGCTGGGTGCCTTGTGGTGGGGGCGCCGATATTATCCAGCCTGGTCGTGGAATGGTGCCGGGCTGGGGCTGCTGGCAGGCATCGTGGGAGGCATCATCTGGATTGTGCTGTGCAAGTGGAACTTTGAACAGTTGGTGTTGCCGGGTATCGTGGCGAAGTTGGCTGAATGGTTCAACATACCTGACCTGGTAGAGTGGATTAAGCCGGCGAGCAGGACAGCTTATCAGCCTTTTGCCGACGGTGCTGATGCAGCAGCGTATGGGTTTCTGCTGATTCGATTGATTGGTATGGTCGTTGCGGTCCCGATCATGGAAGAATTATTCTGGCGTGGGTTTCTTATTCGCATCATTATTGATGAACGCTGGCAACAGGTGCCTCTAGGCAAGTTGACCCGGGCGAGCGTCATCATTGTGACGCTTGCTTTTGTCGCGGTGCATGCTGAATGGACTGCGGCATTAGTCTGGATATTGATGATTCACTGGCTGTACTGGAAGACCAGGAATCTTTGGGCTTGCGTTATCGCCCATGCCGCCAGCAATGCAGTCCTGGCGGGGTACATTCTGGCGTATGAACAATGGCAATTGTGGTAA